The following coding sequences lie in one Arachis ipaensis cultivar K30076 chromosome B03, Araip1.1, whole genome shotgun sequence genomic window:
- the LOC107632378 gene encoding serine carboxypeptidase-like, whose amino-acid sequence MASKRSLITLCLFLFYLSLTFCLCYGTRTLSPLSSSTNDVLLRMPPAERLIRSFNLFPRKSVNIRRGSSDDVFVPGKLVEKKFSFLADSSVQELGHHAGYYSLPRTKAARMFYFFFESRNNNSKDAPVVIWLTGGPGCGSELALFYENGPFKITSNMSLLWNDYGWDKVSNLIYVDQPTGTGFSYSSDESDLRHDETGVSNDLYDFLQAFFKEHPQFVKNDFYITGESYAGHYIPALASRIHQANKQKQAILINLKGFAIGNGLTNPGIQYAAYTDFALSNKLITKSDYNNINSKLQGCEQEIKNCATEGGDQCAAAKATCDQIFQSILSAAGNVNYYDIRKKCEGALCYDFSNVDTLLNEKSVKKALGVDDDLDYVSCSDEVYFAMVNDFMVNLEVPIPPLLEDGIRFLAYAGEEDLICNWLGNIRWISAMKWSGQKEFNATPTVQYKVNGVEAGSLSSHGPLTFLKIYKAGHLVPMDQPEAALDMLTRWMQAKLN is encoded by the exons atggcATCAAAAAGGTCTCTCATCACTCTTTGTTTGTTCTTGTTCTACTTATCATTAACATTTTGTTTGTGTTATGGAACAAGAACATTGTCCCCATTATCATCATCCACAAATGATGTTCTTCTTAGGATGCCCCCAGCAGAAAGGCTGATAAGAAGCTTCAATCTGTTTCCAAGAAAATCAGTAAACATAAGAAGAGGAAGTAGTGATGATGTGTTTGTCCCTGGAAAATTAGTGGAGAAGAAGTTCTCATTTCTTGCTGATTCTTCTGTTCAAGAATTAGGTCATCATGCCGGCTATTATTCTCTCCCTCGTACCAAAGCCGCAAG GATGTTCTATTTTTTCTTTGAATCTCGGAACAATAATAGCAAAGATGCCCCAGTTGTGATATGGTTGACTGGAGGACCAGGATGTGGCAGTGAACTTGCATTGTTCTATGAGAATGGTCCTTTCAAAATTACTAGTAACATGTCTCTTCTATGGAATGACTATGGTTGGGACAAG GTTTCAAACCTTATATATGTTGATCAACCAACTGGGACAGGATTCAGCTACAGTTCTGATGAGTCAGACCTTCGGCATGATGAAACGGGTGTTAGCAACGATCTTTACGATTTTTTACAGGCATTTTTCAAAGAGCATCCTCAGTTTGTTAAGAATGATTTTTATATTACCGGAGAATCATATGCTGGACACTATATTCCAGCTCTTGCATCTCGAATTCATCAAGCTAACAAACAAAAACAAGCAATTCTTATAAATCTAAag GGTTTTGCAATTGGCAATGGATTAACCAATCCTGGGATTCAATATGCAGCATATACGGATTTTGCATTATCCAATAAATTAATTACAAAGAGTGATTACAACAACATCAACTCCAAGCTCCAAGGATGTgaacaagaaataaaaaactGCG CAACTGAAGGTGGAGACCAGTGTGCCGCCGCTAAAGCCACATGCGACCAAATATTCCAAAGTATCCTTAGCGCTGCTGGCAACGTTAAT TACTATGACATTAGAAAAAAATGTGAAGGAGCTTTGTGCTATGACTTCTCAAACGTGGATACACTCTTAAACGAGAAGTCAGTGAAGAAGGCTTTAGGAGTGGATGATGATTTGGACTATGTTTCATGCAGTGATGAAGTGTATTTTGCTATGGTTAATGACTTCATGGTCAATTTGGAAGTGCCTATTCCACCTCTTCTTGAAGATGGGATTAGGTTTCTTGCCTATGCTGGTGAAGAAGATCTCATTTGCAATTGGCTAG GTAATATAAGATGGATTAGTGCCATGAAATGGTCAGGTCAAAAAGAGTTTAACGCAACTCCTACAGTCCAATATAAAGTCAATGGTGTAGAGGCAGGTTCTCTATCAAGCCATGGACCTCTCACTTTCTTAAAG ATATATAAAGCTGGACACTTGGTTCCTATGGATCAACCAGAAGCCGCACTTGATATGCTCACAAGATGGATGCAAGCCAAATTAAATTAA